A stretch of DNA from Staphylococcus equorum:
CCATTCGATTGAAGCAGACAAAGATGGTTCTACAGTTACTTTATTAGATATTATGGGTCAACAAGATGACAATTATGATTTAACTGAAAAACGTATGATATTAGAAAGAATTTTACCAATATTAAATGAAAGAGAAAGACAGATTATTCAATGTACATTTATTGAAGGTTTAAGCCAAAAAGAAACTGGAGAAAGAATTGGGTTAAGCCAAATGCATGTTTCAAGATTGCAAAGAACAGCAATCAAGAAATTACAAGAAGCCGCTAATCAATGATTGAATAAAATATAAGGCAGCATTCCTATAAATTAGGGAGCTGCCTTATTTTAATTTTTATACTAGTTGCATCACTTTAATTAAAGCATGATGTTTTGAACAGTGGTTACTATTAAATATGTTAAAATGTTAAAGGAAGTAAAATAAAAAAGAAATAAATGAGCGGAGGATTCTATGGATAGTAATCTAATACAATCTATAAGAGAGAAATACAATTTCACAACAAAACAAATTAATTCAGTGTTATCACTCCTAGAGGATAAAAATACAGTACCTTTTATAGCGCGCTATAGAAAAGAGCAAACAGGTGGATTAGATGAAGTAGAAATTAAACAAATAGATGATGAATATCAATATATGGTTAACCTTCAAAAAAGAAAAGAAGAAGTTATACATAATATAGAAGAACAAGGTTTATTAACAACAGACTTAAAAAGTGATATTTTAAAACAAACAAAACTCCAACGTGTTGAAGATTTATATAGACCATTTAAACAAAAAAAGAAAACGAGAGCAACGGAAGCAAAGAGAAAAGGCTTAGAACCATTTGCAAAATGGCTAAAGCAATCTAACTTAGACACAACAATCGAAAACAAAGCGCAACAATTTTTAAACGAAGAAATAGAAACTATTGAAGCTGCTATAAAAGGAGCACAAGATATCATTGCAGAATTAGTTTCGGATGCACCTAAATATAGAACTAAAATCCTTAAAGATACTTTTCAACATGGCAATATCATTACACAAAAGAAAAAGAATGCTGAAGACGAAAAAGAAATATTTTCAATGTATTATGATTACAGCGAACCAGTGAAAAAAATTGCTAACCATAGAGTCTTAGCTGTGAACCGTGGAGAAAAAGAAAAAGTATTATCAGTAAAATTAGAAATGGATACACAAGGCATTGAAAACTTCATTCGCAAAAATGAAATAACTACAAATCATGAGGGTGATTATATAATTGAAGATGCCATTAAAGATAGCTTAAAAAGATTAATTATGCCTTCTATCGAAAGAGAAATAAGAGGAGATCTAACAGAAAAAGCTGAAAACCATGCTATTGATGTCTTTAGTGAAAATTTAAGGAATTTATTGTTACAACCACCATTGAAAGGTAAACAAATACTTGGGGTAGATCCAGCATTTAGAACAGGTTGCAAACTTGCAGTTATTAATCCTTTCGGTACATTTGTTGCAAAAGGCGTGATGTATCCGCATCCTCCAATTAATAAAAAAGCAGATGCTGAGAAAATATTCGTTAAATTTGTAAAAGATTATGACGTAGAACTGATAGCAATAGGTAACGGGACAGCTAGTCGCGAAACTGAACAATTTGTAGCATCTATGATTCAAGAACATCATTTGAAGGTGCAATTCATTATTGTGAATGAAGCGGGTGCGTCAGTATATTCTGCATCAGAAGTCGCTAGAACAGAATTCCCAGATTTCCAAGTTGAAGAACGTAGTGCAGTTTCAATTGGTAGAAGAGTGCAAGATCCATTGAGTGAACTTGTTAAAATCGACCCTAAATCAATAGGTGTAGGTCAATATCAGCATGATGTTAATCAGAAAGCACTTGAAGCGGCGTTAACATTTGTGGTTGAAACAGCAGTAAACCAAGTAGGTGTGGATGTTAATACTGCTTCACGCTCACTACTCCAATACGTTTCTGGTCTATCACCAACGATTGCACAAAACATAATTAACTATCGTGAAGAAAACGGAGCAATCAAACATAACAAAGATATTGCGAAAGTTAAGCGTTTAGGCGCTAAAACATTTGAGCAAAGTATTGGGTTTTTAAGAATTGTCGATGGTAGCGAACCATTAGATAATACTTCGATTCACCCTGAGAGCTACAGAGCAACGTATCAATTATTAAATGAAATCAATATGAAAGCTGAAGATCTTGGCACAGAAGATTTGAAATCAGCATTAAATCACTTAAACATTGCGGAAATGGCTGAGAAATTGAATATAGGTCAACCGACATTAGAAGATATTTTAAAATCGTTGATTGCTCCAAATAGAGATCCTCGTGATGAATTTGAAACGCCTATTCTAAAATCAGATGTTTTATCAATCGAAGACTTAGCAAAAAATATGAAGTTAAGTGGTACAGTTAGAAATGTTGTAGATTTTGGTGCTTTTGTAGACATCGGAGTTAAACAAGATGGACTTGTACATGTATCTAAACTATCTAAGAAGTTTGTGAAGAATCCAATGGATATTGTTAGCGTTGGAGATATAGTAGATGTTTGGATACTTGATATTGATGATAAAAAAGGTAAGGTATCATTAACTATGATTGATCCACATGGATAATGAAACCCTTCAAAGATTGACAGAAACTATATCTGAAACGCACTTTAAGCGCTCATTTAAGCATAAAGCTTATTTTAATAAACGCTTAAAAACAACAGGCGGTCGCTACTTATTACAAACTCATAATATTGAAATTAATGATAAGCAGTATACTAAATTTGGTGAAAAAGCAGTTCAAGATATTATTAAACATGAATTATGTCATTATCATTTGCACATACAAGGAAAGGGGTATCAACATAAGGATAAGGATTTTAAAGCGTTGAGTAAGTTAACAGGTGCTCCAAGGTTCTGTTCAGCTGTAGAAAAATATGAAGACCGAGCAAAGTATATTTATAAATGTAATACATGCGGTGCTCAATTTCCGAGGATACGAAAAGTTAACACGACAAAAATGATGTGTGGACATTGTAAAGGTAAATTGGTTCAACATGACATTGTGCAATCATAGTAGTTGTTATAAAAAGGCGAGCTAAAACGATTAGTTTTAGCTCGCCCTTTTTATTTTGAATTAAAATATAGATGGAATTTAAGTAATAAAGGTCTATTTAGGTGAATTTTAATGTGTATTTTAACATCAATAGTTAAATCCAACTTATAACTAGATCATTTTACTCATTTTTGTTTGCTTTTTCTGTTGACGATGAGTCGATTATATTATAAGATAATAAACGTTGCGAAATTAATAGGCAATTGAGTTAAGCAACTATTAATTTTATTAAATTAACTTTAAAAACGTGTTGACAAAACATTAAAGGTATATTACAATATACAATGTTAACTTGATAAACAAACCGTTTTGCGAGCGGCCGTGGCGGAACGGCAGACGCGCTAGGTTGAGGGCCTAGTGGGAGAAATCCCGTGGAGGTTCAAATCCTCTTGGCCGCATCAAAAATATTACATATAAATAAAATGCGGGTGTAGTTTAATGGTAAAACCTCAGCCTTCCAAGCTGATGTTGTGGGTTCGATTCCCATCACCCGCTCCAATAGAAACATTAATGAACATTGAAAACTGAATTGCAATATGTCAACGTTAATTCCGAACACAACATTAAATTGTTGGTTCAAACGTGTTAGAGATAACACACAAATTAGTATTTTATGAGCTAATCAAACATCATAATTCATTTATGGAGAGTTTGATCCTGGCTCAGGATGAACGCTGGCGGCGTGCCTAATACATGCAAGTCGAGCGAACGGATAAGGAGCTTGCTCCTTTGAAGTTAGCGGCGGACGGGTGAGTAACACGTGGGTAACCTACCTATAAGACTGGAATAACTTCGGGAAACCGGAGCTAATGCCGGATAACATTTGGAACCGCATGGTTCTAAAGTAAAAGATGGTTTTGCTATCACTTATAGATGGACCCGCGCCGTATTAGCTAGTTGGTAAGGTAACGGCTTACCAAGGCAACGATACGTAGCCGACCTGAGAGGGTGATCGGCCACACTGGAACTGAGACACGGTCCAGACTCCTACGGGAGGCAGCAGTAGGGAATCTTCCGCAATGGACGAAAGTCTGACGGAGCAACGCCGCGTGAGTGATGAAGGTTTTCGGATCGTAAAACTCTGTTATTAGGGAAGAACAAATGTGTAAGTAACTGTGCACATCTTGACGGTACCTAATCAGAAAGCCACGGCTAACTACGTGCCAGCAGCCGCGGTAATACGTAGGTGGCAAGCGTTATCCGGAATTATTGGGCGTAAAGCGCGCGTAGGCGGTTTCTTAAGTCTGATGTGAAAGCCCACGGCTCAACCGTGGAGGGTCATTGGAAACTGGGAAACTTGAGTACAGAAGAGGAAAGTGGAATTCCATGTGTAGCGGTGAAATGCGCAGAGATATGGAGGAACACCAGTGGCGAAGGCGACTTTCTGGTCTGTAACTGACGCTGATGTGCGAAAGCGTGGGGATCAAACAGGATTAGATACCCTGGTAGTCCACGCCGTAAACGATGAGTGCTAAGTGTTAGGGGGTTTCCGCCCCTTAGTGCTGCAGCTAACGCATTAAGCACTCCGCCTGGGGAGTACGACCGCAAGGTTGAAACTCAAAGGAATTGACGGGGACCCGCACAAGCGGTGGAGCATGTGGTTTAATTCGAAGCAACGCGAAGAACCTTACCAAATCTTGACATCCTTTGAAAACTCTAGAGATAGAGCCTTCCCTTTCGGGGGACAAAGTGACAGGTGGTGCATGGTTGTCGTCAGCTCGTGTCGTGAGATGTTGGGTTAAGTCCCGCAACGAGCGCAACCCTTAAACTTAGTTGCCAGCATTTAGTTGGGCACTCTAGGTTGACTGCCGGTGACAAACCGGAGGAAGGTGGGGATGACGTCAAATCATCATGCCCCTTATGATTTGGGCTACACACGTGCTACAATGGACAATACAAAGGGCAGCTAAACCGCGAGGTCATGCAAATCCCATAAAGTTGTTCTCAGTTCGGATTGTAGTCTGCAACTCGACTACATGAAGCTGGAATCGCTAGTAATCGTAGATCAGCATGCTACGGTGAATACGTTCCCGGGTCTTGTACACACCGCCCGTCACACCACGAGAGTTTGTAACACCCGAAGCCGGTGTAGTAACCATTTATGGAGCTAGCCGTCGAAGGTGGGACAAATGATTGGGGTGAAGTCGTAACAAGGTAGCCGTATCGGAAGGTGCGGCTGGATCACCTCCTTTCTAAGGATATATTCGGAACATCTTCCTTGAGAAGATGAAGAGGAATGACATTGACATATTGCATTCAGTTTTGAATGCTCATTACGAGTATTCATTGCGTTATTTTGTACATTGAAAACTAGATATGTAAGTAAAATTTATGATTTTACCAAGCAAAACCGAGTGAATTAGAGTCTTAAAAAGCTTGAATTCAAAAAAATAGAAATAATCGCTAGTGTTCGAAAGAACACTCACAGATTAATAACATTTTAGGTTTTCAACCGATTTTATCGTGTTGAAGGTCGAAAAGATTAAGTTATTAAGGGCGCACGGTGGATGCCTTGGCACTAGAAGCCTACGAAGGACGTTACTAACGACGATATGCTTTGGGGAGCTGTAAGTAAGCTTTGATCCAGAGATTTCCGAATGGGGAAACCCAACACGAGTTATGTCGTGTTATCGATATGTGAATACATAGCATATCTGAAGGCAGACGCGGGGAACTGAAACATCTTAGTACCCGCAGGAAGAGAAAGAAAAATCGATTCCCTGAGTAGCGGCGAGCGAAACGGGAAGAGCCCAAACCAACGAGCTTGCTTGTTGGGGTTGTAGGACACTCTATACGGAGTTACAAAAGAACAAATTAGACGAATCATCTGGAAAGATGAATCAAAGAAGGTAATAATCCTGTAGTCGAAAGTTTGTTCACTCTTGAGTGGATCCTGAGTACGACGGAACACGAGAAATTCCGTCGGAATCCGGGAGGACCATCTCCCAAGGCTAAATACTCTCTAGTGACCGATAGTGAACCAGTACCGTGAGGGAAAGGTGAAAAGTACCCCGGAAGGGGAGTGAAATAGAACTTGAAACCGTGTGCTTACAAGTAGTCAGAGCCCGTTAATGGGTGATGGCGTGCCTTTTGTAGAATGAACCGGCGAGTTACGATTTGATGCAAGGTTAAGCAGTTAATGTGGAGCCGTAGCGAAAGCGAGTCTGAATAGGGCGTTGAGTATTTGGTCGTAGACCCGAAACCAGGTGATCTACCCATGACCAGGCTGAAGTTCAGGTAACACTGAATGGAGGGCCGAACCGACTTACGTTGAAAAGTGAGCGGATGAGTTGTGGGTAGCGGAGAAATTCCAATCGAACCTGGAGATAGCTGGTTCTCTCCGAAATAGCTTTAGGGCTAGCCTTAAGTAATGATTATTGGAGGTAGAGCACTGTTTGGACGAGGGGCCCTTATCGGGTTACCGAATTCAGACAAACTCCGAATGCCAATCAATTTTATCTTAGGAGTTAGAACGCGGGTGATAAGGTCCGTGTTCGAAAGGGAAACAGCCCAGACCACCAGCTAAGGTCCCAAAATATATGTTAAGTGGAAAAGGATGTGGCGTTGCCCAGACAACTAGTATGTTGGCTTAGAAGCAGCCATCATTTAAAGAGTGCGTAATAGCTCACTAGTCGAGTGACACTGCGCCGAAAATGTACCGGGGCTAAACATATTACCGAAGCTGTGGATTGTCCGTAAGGACAGTGGTAGGAGAGCGTTCTAAGGGCGTTGAAGCATGATCGCAAGGACATGTGGAGCGCTTAGAAGTGAGAATGCCGGTGTGAGTAGCGAAAGACGGGTGAGAATCCCGTCCACCGATTGACTAAGGTTTCCAGAGGAAGGCTCGTCCGCTCTGGGTTAGTCGGGTCCTAAGCTGAGGCCGATAGGCGTAGGCGATGGATAACAGGTTGATATTCCTGTACCACCAAATTTCGTTTTAAGCGATGGGGGGACGCAGTAGGATAGGCGAAGCGTACTATTGGATTGTACGTCCAAGCAATGAGACTGAGTGTTAGGCAAATCCGGCACTCTTAAGGTCAAGTTGTGATGGGGAGAGGAAATTGTTTCCTCGAGTCGTTGATTTCACACTGCCAAGAAAAGCCTCTAGCTAGAATTTTGGTGCCCGTACCGCAAACCGACACAGGTAGTCAAGATGAGAATTCTAAGGTGAGCGAGCGAACTCTCGTTAAGGAACTCGGCAAAATGACCCCGTAACTTCGGGAGAAGGGGTGCTCTTTAGGGTTAACGCCCAGGAGAGCCGCAGTGAATAGGCCCAAGCGACTGTTTATCAAAAACACAGGTCTCTGCTAAACCGTAAGGTGATGTATAGGGGCTGACGCCTGCCCGGTGCTGGAAGGTTAAGAGGAGTGGTTAGCTTCGGCGAAGCTACGAATCGAAGCCCCAGTAAACGGCGGCCGTAACTATAACGGTCCTAAGGTAGCGAAATTCCTTGTCGGGTAAGTTCCGACCCGCACGAAAGGCGTAACGATTTGGGCACTGTCTCAACGAGAGACTCGGTGAAATCATAGTA
This window harbors:
- a CDS encoding Tex family protein; its protein translation is MDSNLIQSIREKYNFTTKQINSVLSLLEDKNTVPFIARYRKEQTGGLDEVEIKQIDDEYQYMVNLQKRKEEVIHNIEEQGLLTTDLKSDILKQTKLQRVEDLYRPFKQKKKTRATEAKRKGLEPFAKWLKQSNLDTTIENKAQQFLNEEIETIEAAIKGAQDIIAELVSDAPKYRTKILKDTFQHGNIITQKKKNAEDEKEIFSMYYDYSEPVKKIANHRVLAVNRGEKEKVLSVKLEMDTQGIENFIRKNEITTNHEGDYIIEDAIKDSLKRLIMPSIEREIRGDLTEKAENHAIDVFSENLRNLLLQPPLKGKQILGVDPAFRTGCKLAVINPFGTFVAKGVMYPHPPINKKADAEKIFVKFVKDYDVELIAIGNGTASRETEQFVASMIQEHHLKVQFIIVNEAGASVYSASEVARTEFPDFQVEERSAVSIGRRVQDPLSELVKIDPKSIGVGQYQHDVNQKALEAALTFVVETAVNQVGVDVNTASRSLLQYVSGLSPTIAQNIINYREENGAIKHNKDIAKVKRLGAKTFEQSIGFLRIVDGSEPLDNTSIHPESYRATYQLLNEINMKAEDLGTEDLKSALNHLNIAEMAEKLNIGQPTLEDILKSLIAPNRDPRDEFETPILKSDVLSIEDLAKNMKLSGTVRNVVDFGAFVDIGVKQDGLVHVSKLSKKFVKNPMDIVSVGDIVDVWILDIDDKKGKVSLTMIDPHG
- a CDS encoding SprT family protein, whose amino-acid sequence is MDNETLQRLTETISETHFKRSFKHKAYFNKRLKTTGGRYLLQTHNIEINDKQYTKFGEKAVQDIIKHELCHYHLHIQGKGYQHKDKDFKALSKLTGAPRFCSAVEKYEDRAKYIYKCNTCGAQFPRIRKVNTTKMMCGHCKGKLVQHDIVQS